A single window of Mycobacterium sp. ITM-2016-00318 DNA harbors:
- a CDS encoding DUF2771 domain-containing protein — MRKGLAVLAAVVVLASVATGVLIWRLTRHPASEHPEISAYTRGQLVRIGPYQYCAVLNPTDCETPRADGELAVDPRHTDPIQLSVPPAIADAPWILVRTYEDSDVVNEFRPATTHAVTIPTMDPRRGRLFGFAVQLPTLVRDEQGNEFPWTHAEWSVKTAWS; from the coding sequence GTGAGGAAAGGTCTGGCGGTGCTCGCAGCCGTCGTCGTGCTGGCGTCCGTCGCGACCGGCGTACTCATCTGGCGGTTGACCCGTCACCCGGCGTCCGAGCATCCGGAGATCAGCGCCTACACGCGCGGGCAGTTGGTGCGCATCGGCCCGTACCAGTACTGCGCGGTGCTCAACCCCACGGACTGTGAAACCCCGCGCGCCGACGGTGAATTGGCAGTCGACCCGCGACACACCGATCCCATTCAACTGTCGGTGCCGCCCGCCATCGCCGACGCGCCCTGGATCCTGGTACGCACCTACGAGGACTCCGACGTCGTCAACGAGTTCCGGCCCGCCACCACGCACGCGGTCACCATCCCCACGATGGACCCGCGTCGCGGGCGACTCTTCGGGTTCGCCGTGCAGTTACCCACGCTGGTCCGCGACGAGCAGGGCAACGAGTTCCCGTGGACGCACGCCGAGTGGTCGGTGAAGACTGCCTGGTCCTAG